GAGACCGTTCGGTGCTTATCACGGGAGGGCTTGGATTCATCGGCAGCAACCTGGCTCGCCGCCTGGTCGAACTCGGAGGAGTAAAAGTTTTCATTCTCGATGCACTTCTGCCTGATCAAGGCGGAAATCGTTTCAACATCCGCGAGTTTGAAAGCGACGTCACTGTCCACGAGGCCGACATGCGAGACGACTTTGTCGTCAATCACCTCGTCGGGGGCATGGATTTCATTTTCAATCTCGCCGGCAACGTCTCGCACCTCGAGTCCATGCTCTATCCTCTCCGGGATCTCGAACTCAACTGTACCGCGCAACTCACATTGCTCGAAGCATGCCGTCACTACAATCCGCATGTGAAGATAGTATTTGCGAGCACGCGGCAGGTTTACGGCAAGCCGCTTTACCTGCCGGTTGATGAAGAGCACCGGGTCGCGCCGCTCGACGTTAACGGGATAAACAAACTGGCAGCCGAGCACTATCACCTGCTCTATCATCGCGTTTACGGAACGCGCACGGTGTCTCTGCGGCTGACCAACACGTATGGGCCGGGCCAGCTAATGCATCATGATCGTCAGGGCTTCATTGCCTGGTTTATCCGTCAGGCGATGGATGGGGGAGCAATTGACCTTTATGGCGATGGCAGGCAGCGACGTGATCTTAACTACGTAGAGGATGTGGTTGAGGCGCTGCTCATGGCGGGCGCGAGTGAGGCCACTGAAGGCGAGATTTTCAATCTGGGTAGCGATGAATCTTTGAGCCTCGCGGAAGTGGCGTCGGAACTTATTGCGTTGACCGGCAAAGGCAGTGTCCGGGCCGTCGCGTTTCCGCAGGAGCGGCAGCTAATCGACATCGGGAACTTCCACTCGAGCTACGACAAGATCCAGTCAGCGGTCGGGTGGAAACCCCGGACGCGGCTTCGCGCGGGGTTGACGCGCACGTTGGAATTCTACGGTCAGAATCGGGCCCATTATTGGGGCGCAAGCGCTGCCTCTTCGGTAGCTTAGTGCGGACTTGCGACGCAAATCGGTTGCATGGGTGCTAAAGCGAGCGCCACTCCTAAGTATTCGGCTTTTGAACCACGCAGATGACGGACAGTCCTGCCGGCAAGGGGAATAACTTTAACCATACTGCCTCGCAACGCAAGAGCGTCTGAAAGATCGGATTAATCCACCTCAAACCTGACGGCAAAGGCGATACATCTGAACCCGATGGGGCCAGGCCAATCGGCTTCAAAGCAAGCCGGTGCAGAGCGGCGATCGGAAGCAGAAGGCTGTTCGCGTAGGTCGCCCGTATCACTCGAAACCCGGTGCCTTCCAACAGAGCACGCAATTCATTCAAGCTGTAACGCCGCCGGGTATCCAATGCGACATCATGCCCGCTGCGCATCCATTGGTACGCAGCAGCGCGCACGAACGCAATCCCACCGGGCGTGAGCACGCGATACATCTCACGGATGGCGCGTTCGTCTGCGCCTTCCTCAGGCAACTGCACTATGACATCAAAGCTGGTGACCAAATCGAACGTCGCATCCGGGAACGGCAGTTCAGTGACCGAGGCCTGAACAGGCAATTGCTGAACCCGCTGGCGAGCGAATTTGAGCGCGTCAGATGCGAGATCCATCCCGACGACTTCGCTTGCACCGGCGTAGCGCCGCAGCCACGCGACGTTGCCCCCGGTGCCGCATCCGGCGTCGAGAACTATGCGCGAGACATTCTCTCGCAGAAGAGGGTCCAGCACGGCTGCGGTGATTTGTCGCATCCCGACAAACCACCAGAGCTCCTCTTCGAGCTCGAACAGGTCCTGGTAGTCTTCAGTTCGCATTCAGAAATTAAGTCCAATAGGTGCGATCGAGCGAGCGGTAATGTACAGCTTCGGACACGTGAGCGGAACTGATGGCGGCTGAGTCATCGAGATCAGCGATGGTTCGGCTCACCTTAAGGATGCGATCATAGGCGCGCGCCGACAAGCCGAGACGGGCCATTGCGCGTTCCAGCATCGTCTCGCTTTCCGAATCGATGCGGCAATATTTGCGAATTAGCCTTGGTGACATGGCTGCGTTCGAGAAGATTCCTTCTGCCGCCAGGCGCTCGCTCTGGTGCGCGCGGGCACGAATGACGCGGTGTCGAATTGCTTTTGAGTCTTCGGCATCCGGCGGCGTGTCGCCGGTAAGTTCACGAAACTTCACAGCGGGTACGTCAATGTGAATATCGATCCGATCAAGCAGCGGTCCGGATATGCGTCCGACATAACGCTGAATCTGCAACGGCGAGCAGTTACATTCGCGCGTCGGATCATTCCAAAAGCCGCACGGCTGAGTCTTTCCTACCCACTACGTATTTCAAACTCGGAATAAGGCTGAAAGCGGCATGAGAAAGGGCTACATCTGGCCTGAAACGGCTTGGGGCTGTGTGGGGGAGAAAACGAATGACGATTTATCACCGATTGAAAGTGACGGCTCACGATGCAGGGTGCCGTGGCTGTGCGCAGAGCGGGGTCTCGCGCATGGTGTCCGGCGGCATTTGGCAGTGCCCGTGCTGCAAGGACGGATTCGATATGTTTGATCCCGGCCACTCGGTTGGCGGTGTCACTTATTGCCGCTCTTGCGCGGATGGCGTTGTCTGGGCGAACCGCGAAGTCGCAGCGGCGGCGATGTTGATTGCTGCATAGGCAGGAGAAGCGAAAGGAAATTGAATGCCGATATTGAATTACACAACGACGGTTGAGGCCGCGAAGTCCATTGCTGAGATTCAAGGGATTCTCGCAAAGCACGGAGCGCGGAAAATCTCAACAGACTTTGACGACAACGGGAACGTCAGCGGGATTGACTTCATCATCCTGATTGACGGGTTGCCGCTTGCTATTCGCCTGCCCTGCGATGTTGAGGGTGTTTACAGAACGTTGATTCGAGCGAAAGGCGTACCGCGCCGCTCGCATACAAAGCTGCAAGCCCGTCGCGTGGCGTGGCGCATTCTGAAGGACTGGATTGAAGCGCAACTGGCGCTCTATGAAGTCGGTCAAGCGGAGCTGGGCCAGGTGCTTATGCCTTACGCAATCGACGCGCAAGGACGGACAGCATACGACGCATTCAAAGAGGTTCACATTAAACAACTCAACGCGGCATCTGACAACGTAGTCGAGGGAGACTTTCAAGCAGCGGTGAACGAGTAGCCCGCTAGGTTCTCTTTTGTGAGGTGAGATGAAGGTTGGAATTCAAGCACGACTGAAGAACGGCATCCTTTGGGAAGCGGCTAAAAAGCTGGGTTCGGCCACGGCTCTGGCGCGATACCTCGGCTTGAGTCCTTCCGAGGTAGTTGCTTGGATCAATTTTGATCGATCGCCGCTAAGTTTGAAGTCCAGACGTTCAGAAGAGTTTTGGCAGGACGTTGAAAACAAACTATTCACGCTGACAGGCCACACGCTTGAAGAAATCTTCCCGCCCGAAATTCGCACTCCTGCGTTTTTAAAACGGCAGAAGAAAATCGACGCAATCGTTGAAATGCCCACGCACGTCTTAATCGAGGCGGGGGCGTGTCCGCAACTTCCGCCAATGCCCGATGAGGCCGTGTTTCAGCATGAGCGGAGCCAGCTAATCGATCGCGTTGTTTCATCGCTGAACAAGCCGC
The nucleotide sequence above comes from Pyrinomonadaceae bacterium. Encoded proteins:
- a CDS encoding NAD-dependent epimerase/dehydratase family protein, which encodes MTDHYTVYRDRSVLITGGLGFIGSNLARRLVELGGVKVFILDALLPDQGGNRFNIREFESDVTVHEADMRDDFVVNHLVGGMDFIFNLAGNVSHLESMLYPLRDLELNCTAQLTLLEACRHYNPHVKIVFASTRQVYGKPLYLPVDEEHRVAPLDVNGINKLAAEHYHLLYHRVYGTRTVSLRLTNTYGPGQLMHHDRQGFIAWFIRQAMDGGAIDLYGDGRQRRDLNYVEDVVEALLMAGASEATEGEIFNLGSDESLSLAEVASELIALTGKGSVRAVAFPQERQLIDIGNFHSSYDKIQSAVGWKPRTRLRAGLTRTLEFYGQNRAHYWGASAASSVA
- a CDS encoding class I SAM-dependent methyltransferase, which encodes MRTEDYQDLFELEEELWWFVGMRQITAAVLDPLLRENVSRIVLDAGCGTGGNVAWLRRYAGASEVVGMDLASDALKFARQRVQQLPVQASVTELPFPDATFDLVTSFDVIVQLPEEGADERAIREMYRVLTPGGIAFVRAAAYQWMRSGHDVALDTRRRYSLNELRALLEGTGFRVIRATYANSLLLPIAALHRLALKPIGLAPSGSDVSPLPSGLRWINPIFQTLLRCEAVWLKLFPLPAGLSVICVVQKPNT
- a CDS encoding sigma factor-like helix-turn-helix DNA-binding protein, whose translation is MKVGIQARLKNGILWEAAKKLGSATALARYLGLSPSEVVAWINFDRSPLSLKSRRSEEFWQDVENKLFTLTGHTLEEIFPPEIRTPAFLKRQKKIDAIVEMPTHVLIEAGACPQLPPMPDEAVFQHERSQLIDRVVSSLNKPRYEKLIKMRFGLPPYREHTLAEVADELGVSTGRVRQMESKALMQLRHPSRSAELERQIGKI